In Prunus dulcis chromosome 2, ALMONDv2, whole genome shotgun sequence, a single genomic region encodes these proteins:
- the LOC117618006 gene encoding disease resistance protein RPV1-like, whose product MDSDEIIRSEATFINHIVEDIVVLVLNRTYLNVAKYPWEWSPHIVGIWGTSGIGKTTIAKAVYNAIAHKFEGCCFLADVRENSMPHGGLIQLQETLLQEILGGKKLKIVSADKGISIIQKLLRHKRILLILDDVNQLEQLDNLAGVGWFGEGSRVIITTQDSGLLKCYGIELIYEVQKLYDNQALELFSLNAFGRNEPPNNYLELAKRAIAYAQGLPLALTLLGSHLRNKGIHRWQAILDGYEGEPYTGIQKILRKSYDALDNSVQQVFLDMACFFKGEDKDYVMQILSSKHKASQDCIEVLVEKAMITIQYNRILMHDLLEKLGKDIVHEECPIEPGKHSRLWFHDDVYHVLIENSGTRKIKGIMVKFPKPDEIPLECKKLLRDGKS is encoded by the exons ATGGATTCAGATGAAATTATAAG GTCAGAAGCTACATTTATCAACCACATCGTTGAAGACATTGTAGTCCTAGTGCTAAACCGCACATATTTGAATGTGGCTAAGTACCCA TGGGAATGGTCGCCGCATATAGTTGGGATATGGGGGACATCTGGAATAGGTAAGACAACAATTGCGAAAGCTGTTTATAATGCAATTGCTCATAAGTTCGAAGGATGTTGTTTCTTGGCAGATGTTAGAGAAAATTCAATGCCACATGGAGGCTTAATCCAACTACAGGAGACTCTTCTTCAAGAGATTCTAGGTGGcaaaaagttgaaaattgtTAGTGCTGATAAAGGTATCTCTATTATACAAAAATTGCTAAGGCATAAAAGGATTCTCTTAATTCTTGATGATGTGAATCAATTGGAGCAATTAGACAACTTGGCTGGAGTTGGTTGGTTCGGTGAGGGTAGCAGAGTCATCATAACTACACAAGATAGCGGATTGCTAAAATGTTATGGAATTGAGTTGATATATGAGGTCCAGAAGTTATATGACAACCAAGCTCTTGAGCTTTTCAGTTTGAATGCCTTTGGAAGAAATGAACCTCCAAATAATTATTTGGAACTCGCAAAACGAGCAATAGCCTATGCTCAAGGCCTTCCACTAGCTTTAACACTTTTAGGTTCCCATCTTCGTAATAAAGGTATACATCGTTGGCAAGCCATATTAGATGGTTATGAAGGAGAACCTTATACAGGTATACAGAAAATACTTCGAAAAAGTTATGATGCATTAGATAATTCAGTGCAACAAGTTTTTCTAGACATGGCGTGTTTCTTCAAGGGTGAAGATAAGGACTATGTGATGCAAATACTAAGTTCTAAGCACAAGGCTTCCCAAGATTGTATTGAAGTCCTGGTTGAGAAGGCAATGATAACTATTCAATATAATAGGATTTTGATGCATGACTTGCTAGAAAAATTGGGCAAGGATATAGTTCACGAAGAGTGCCCCATTGAGCCTGGCAAGCATAGTAGATTGTGGTTTCATGATGATGTTTACCATGTTCTAATAGAAAATAGC GgaacaagaaaaattaaaggcATCATGGTGAAGTTTCCCAAGCCAGATGAGATACCCCTTGAATGCAAAAAGCTTCTTCGGGATGGTAAatcttga
- the LOC117617162 gene encoding TMV resistance protein N-like: MANQQGHSSSSSSSSVTQDPWTYDVFVSFRGKDTRTNFTDHLYKALSDKGIYTFIDRELKVGEKISPALLEAIEESRICLIVFSENYASSRWCLDELVEILRCKSSTNQIVWPIFYKVDPSHVRNQTNSFGDGFADMNCRFKDNTEKVLRWRSALREAASLKGYTCKAGEYISTLYSAHMYG; this comes from the coding sequence ATGGCCAACCAACAAggacattcttcttcttcttcttcttcttctgtaaCTCAAGATCCATGGACATATGATGTGTTTGTGAGTTTTAGAGGTAAGGATACACGCACCAATTTTACAGATCATTTGTACAAGGCCTTGTCCGATAAGGGGATCTACACCTTCATTGATCGTGAGCTTAAAGTAGGAGAAAAAATCTCACCGGCCCTTCTCGAAGCAATTGAAGAGTCACGGATTTGTCTCATTGTATTCTCTGAAAACTATGCATCCTCAAGGTGGTGCTTGGACGAACTCGTTGAGATCCTTCGATGCAAAAGCTCAACGAATCAAATAGTTTGGCCCATTTTTTACAAAGTGGATCCTTCGCATGTACGGAACCAAACAAATAGTTTTGGTGACGGATTTGCTGACATGAACTGCAGATTTAAGGATAATACGGAGAAGGTGCTAAGGTGGAGGAGCGCTCTTAGAGAAGCAGCAAGTTTGAAAGGATATACTTGCAAGGCGGGAGAGTATATTTCTACCCTCTATAGTGCACATATGTATGGTTAA